GTAATGGATGACCTGGACGATGGCGTTTGCTTTGGCCCGCAGTTCGGTGGTGAAGACTTCTGGTCTGGGAGAGGGAATCAGACAAAATCAAGGACGCAACCGTCATCTCACTCACCAGCAGACTGACTTACGGTATGATCCAGGTCATGGGGCCCAGGAGGGCGGAGTAGgtggccgagacggcgaagATGCAGGCGATCAGACCGCGCTGGGCCGCCTCGTTCGTGGGAAGCCCCGGCTTCGCCGGATACACGGCGGCCAGGACCGTGATGGTCAGGTAGCAGACGGCCAGGAGCGACGAGCTGGCGACGAGGATCGTCCTGCGGCCGACGCGGTCGACGAAGAACAGGGACAGGAAGCAGGCCACGGGGCCGACGGAGCCGTACAGGCCGCTGACGAGGAGCTGCCGGTCCTGGCCGAACTGCAGCGTGGCGTAGATGGCCGTCTGGTAGTACTGCACGAACGAGATGCCCGAGAGCATGGCGGCGGCCCACACGAAGGAGCCGACAAAGAGCCGCCTGCggaaggccggcgtcgcgaACAGGTCGGCCCACgagagccgccgccgcccttgggcctgcagctcctcctcctcggcgatgctggCCCGGATGACGGCGAACTCGGCCCGGCACCAGTCGTCGTTGGAGCCGTCGTGATGGTAGCGGCGGAAcgccctctcggcctcctcgtggCGGCCCTTGAGGCAGAGCCACCGCGGCgactcgccgacgaggaggacgccgacgccgaggagcagggcggGGAGGCTCTGGATCGCGAAGCCGAGGCGCCACTGGTTCGGGCTGTGCCACTTCCCCTCGCCCACCCCGGTCCAcagggcgacgaagaagccccAAGCAACCACTGGGCGCGTGGGCGTTAATCAACCGGCTTTGGGGTCTCATAGAGACTGGACTTACTCATCTGGTTGACGGCTGTGATCCGGGCTCGCTCGTGAGTCTTGATAAGCTTGTTAGacttgtctctctctctctcactcgcTCTCggtctctttctcttttaatctctctctctctgtgtgtgtgtggatCTCTCTCCTGTTCGCTCTCACTTAAGTGTCACAAGTATAAGCGCAGACTTGCCTTTGCGATCTCCGCCCCGAACACAGGAGCAACGCCGGTGATTGTTCCAACGGCAAACCCAACTAGGAGCCGTCCCACGATGACTGCCTCCGTGTCAGTATGGTTTTCACTTGGGGTCGTCCCGGACAGTCGAGATCCTCACGCATAGCGACATGGGCAGCGCCAGCCATCAAGGCCCCGCCAACCACACCCCATACGCACCCAAAGGCAATGGCCTTCCTACGGCCGAGCCTGTCGCTGGTGATGCCGACCGAGGCGCTGCCGAGCCATGCTGGTGTCCGGTTCGTCAGCTTTCAGGCACACCGTTATGTGTAATGCAACAGAACGGGCCCTACCTCCGGCCTGGTAGACGGAGACGATGGCCCCCCGCAGAGGAGCGTCAGGGTTGCCAAAGTACGTCAAGAAGGATTTGAGCGCCAGGCTGGGGGTGATGATTCCGGAATCACTGGTTGCAGTTttgtgagtgagtgagcaGTTCCCAACATGCCAGATGATCTGGGCTTAAGGGAACTTTTGCTCACTATCCGTAGAGAAACCCCCCTATACCGAGCAGAAGCGATGTTAAGAATGGCTTGCTGAGCCAGGAAGAACTGTTGGGTTTCATGGTTAGGTGAGTCGGGTTGGTTTCACTATAAAATTGTCATCAGCAGTAAGTAAAGTCTTATAATCAAGATAATCAGGCACCGTGAATGACCTCAAAAGTCCAACACGGAGACCAGATCTAGCAGACTTTGTACCTTCTCGATTTCTCCCTCGCCAACCACACTCACCGACTGCCGCCGTAAAGATACCCGGAGCAAGGGTATACTTACCCGCGTCCACCCACCCATGGCGTTTGTAAGTCCGGCGTCAGCATACATAGGCGTAtgtatgtgcgtgtgtgGGGGTCATCCCCGGATTCCATAGGCCTTTCCCCGCGCAGCCCGGGGGGTCGGGATCCGACTGCGGGGTTGTGAGACCGTCATGTCATGCCTGCGAACCTGTCCTATCAATGCCTGTCATACGGGAAAGATTTCGTAGGACCCAGTTCACGCCCTCCACGGATGGCCAGATACCCGCGGGATGTGGCTTACTGGACGGCTATCGCCAAGGTCGGCATTTGGTAAACGGTCGAGTTGAACCGCTGCGACGTGCCGTGCCTTGACTTTGACACCCTCGGGCGTTCGGCAAGTTGAGTCCCGCTTCTTCACTCCCGTCTTCTCTGGCTACGACTTGTGTGGAATGAGTGATATCACCAGCTGGAAGGCCAGTGTTCTGGCGTCCCAGTTTGGTGTGTTTTCCAAGGCACAGATTGATCGTTACATCAAACCATACCGTCTCGAGCTCACTCTTACAACCATGATTCTCGCCATTGTTACCTACTCGGCCGTGGTCATCGGTCTGGTATATCTCGTCTTTACATTCCCCAGGGTATGCACACTCGGTTTCAGTACATGGCCAACGCGCGATCATCATCCGCTGACCATGCTGCCTCGCCAGCTACAACAAGAGTGGAAGCTATATTCCCACCGCTCCCAGCTACCGCCGGGGCCCAGGACCATCAGGACCGGCCTCAAGAAGCCATGGCTCTGGTTCCGGGAGCTGAGCCGGGAGtacggcgacgtcgtctaCCTCCAGATGggaccgacgccgaccatcgtcctcggctcGGCCCAGGCGGCGTGGGACCTCCTCGAGAAAAAgggcgccgtcttctcgtcgcGGCCGCGCTTCATCAtgggcggcgagctcctgTCCGGCGGCATGAGGGGCCTCATGGCCCCGTACTCGCCCTtctggcggcgctggcggaaGCTCCTCCACGGCGGCTTCATGCAGAGGCAGAGCGAGACGTACCGGCCGGTCCAGTGCCTCGAGTCGAGGGTCCTCATGCACGAGCTCCTCGCGAGCCCGGGGGACTTCCGGAGGCACATCGAGAGGTATGCGGCCTCGGTCATTGTAACGGTGACGTACGGCAGACGGGTTGAGGACGTTGCGacggacgtcgtcgtccggaGGAACGCCGAGTCTATGGGTCGTCTCACCTCGGTCAAGTACACAACTCCCCACCGCCCCGGAGCCTTGGAGCCCAAACTTTGTGAACTGACTTCCACCCCCTATCACAGCATCCCTGGAAGGTTCGCGGTCGAACGGTACCCCGTCCTCAAGCACATCCCGAGTTTCCTGGCCCCGTGGAAGGCCGAGGTCTTgagacagagacagaagGACATCCAGCTCTACACGGAGCTCATGGACGAAGTCCGGCGCAAggtgggcgacggcgtggcgccggcctgcttTGCAAAGCACCTGATACAGGAGCAGGCCGCTCTCGGCATGACGGATCTCGAGATCGCGTACACCGCGGGATCGCCCTTCGGGGCCGGCGTAGAGACTGTAAGATAAGAAGcccgtccccctccccctccccctcccctttcctccTTTGGAACGAGAGAACCCGCTGACAGAGCCCCATGTCGTGCAGTCGGCCGGGTCTctggccagcttcttcctcgcctgcGTCAAGTTCGGTCCGCGGTTCATACCAAAGGCGCAAGAGGAGCTCGACAGAGTCGTCGGAGGCGACAGGCTGCCGACCTTCCAAgatctcgacggcctcgcgtACGTCCGGGCCATAGCGTCCGAGACCCTACGCTGGCGGCCGGTCGCCGTGCTCGGGGGCACTCCCCACGCCAGCACGGCGGATCATGTGTACAAAGGCATGTTCATACCAAAGGGGAGCACCGTCATCGCGCCCCTGTGGAGCAGTAAGTCGGACCGTGGCTCGGCGGACATTGGTCTCGCGCTTTTTGGAAATGTCAACCGTtaatccccctcccccccgggaACCATAGTCCACCTCAACGAGGCCGATTTCCCGGAGCCCCACGAGTTCCGGCCGGAACGGTTCACGGAGCAGCGCGAGTATCCGGGGACGCTCGGCCACAGCGCCTTCGGCTGGGGCCGCCGCGTCTGCCCCGGCATGCACCTcggctcggcgtcggtggcgcTCAACATCGCGCGAGTGCTCTGGGGGTTCGCCGTCGGGCCGGCCAAGGACGAAAAGGGGAGGGATGTCGACGTTGACATGTGAGTCCAGAAGGCCGTTCTTCTCGTTGGCTTCCTTGACCGGACGTGgaaagactgactgactgttttttttcttttctttttccctgGCACAGATTCGCGTATTCAGACGGCTTCAACTCGAGCCCGCTGCCGTTCCCGTGCTCGATCACCCCCCGGTCTCCGCGCCACGCTGAGGTTATTGGAGAGGAGTGTGAGAGGGCGTTGGAAGAGCTGAGAGAGTCTAGTGTTGGTCCCGGCAAGGCGTCCTAGACCTTtgtagttcacaagtgaatGGTACATGGGTAGACACAACTTTGCCTTCTGAACGAAGTGCGTTCTGCATCACGAGCAGTTCTCATACTGGACTAGCTGGATCTTAGAGAGATGGCTAATACTTCAAGGTCATGCTACTCTGTGAAACGGGTCAAGATACAAAGGAAATACTGCAAAGGAAGCTCCCAACTAGCAGAGTGTACAAGCAGGCCATTGAATAATATGTGTTGTCATGCGTCAAATTGTCATTAAAAAGTCTATATCAACCGAcagcctcccccccccccccccggccaACATCCACACCTCgccttctccctcccttcccccaaCGCTCTCACAACCATTCGTGCACATCCCTTCTCATGAGGATTTCGCCCCCGGCAAGCGTGCCCCCGGCCTCGGGGACCTTCAACAACCCGGCCCCGACCAGGTCCTGCGCCAGCCTGACGAGCAGGCCGTCGCAGCCCCGGGCCGCCATGATGTCCACCGTCACGGGGAGCACCTCGGTGTGGTTCGTCACGGAGCTCGGgccggcgacctcgccgagcgGGAAGACGTGGTCCGGCGCGCCGCTGAAGACGCTGAGCCGACCGTTGGAGAAgcccatcggcggcgcccccggCGGGCTGGACGGGTACCGGTTCCGCGGGCTCGCGAAGCCGGCGCTGCCGATGTACAGGAGGAGGCCCGAggagcacgtcgtcgtcgtcgtcgtcgagttgacgacggccgccgggGGGAGGACCTGAGTGTTGAACCACTCGGCGAAGAGCGTCTTGTTGGCCTTTGCGTCGGCGAGCGCCGTGGCGGGCTGTCTGTCGCCCCAGGCCCAGCGGGCGATGGGGACGGGGTTCACGAAGGGGAGGCGGCCATCATGGGCGGCTGCGTCGGAGTTTCAGCCACGGTGTCAAAGgagaaaggggaggaggggggaggataAGGCATAGACTCACCGGCGTAGTCGGCGTAAAAGGGGTCGCGGACGAGGGCCGTCTGCTCCTTGGTGATGAGCGTCGCGTACGTGAGGCCCATGACGTCCGTCAGCGTCTGGTTCCTCACGGCCTCGGGCGCCGACGCggcccaggacgacgacaggTTGAACGGGGTGAGGTCCGCGCCGAGGAAcgcggcgaggtcgcgcGCGAAGCCGTTGAGCATCTGCGCGGCGGGCgtgtcgctgtcgccgccgctgccggtcGGGAAGTCGACCGTGTAGAGCGTCTTGGGGTACTCGACGgggacgtcggcgccggcgagggaggtGTAGTTGGCGCCGTACAGCGCCTTGTTCGCCTCGTCCCAGATGTACGGGTCCCTCGTCAGGAAGCCCGGGGTGTCGAGCGTCGGGGACAGCGGcatgacgccgtcgaggctgaCGAGGCCGTGGGACGGGCGGTTGCCGAACAGGCCCTGGACGTTGGAGGGCCCTCGGATGGAGCCGCCCGTGtcgctgccgacggcgatgtcgagcCAGGGGTACGAGGCGAcggaggcgccggcgcccgaggaggaggacgaggggtCGTTGTAGCCGTCGCCGCGCGGGTTGAAGGGCGCGTGATAGTCTACCCAGTCAGCGGTGGCGgtctcgccgttggcgaacTGCGAGGGCTTCTGgtagccgacgacgacggcgccggcgtcgataAGGTTTTGGATGGCCGGGcccgtggccgaggccggcgggtAGAGGGAGTACCAAGCCCGGTTGCCGTTGGAGCCGCgcacgccggcgagggcgtagATGTccttgacgccgacgcggacgccggcgaggggcttctcggccgtcggcgtgAAGTAGAGCCGGGACGGGACGCCGATGGTcagcgacgccgaggacggcaccTGGGCCGAGAGGGTCTGGAACGTTCCCTCCGGGGTCTGCAGCAGGGACTCGGagaaggcgccggcgaagtCGTCGTATAGGCGAAAGGCCTGGTAGAGGTCGCCGGTATGGGTGTCCAGGAAGTACGGGCCGGAAGGGATGCCGTGGCCCGAGGAGAGCGGGATGACGATGGACTGCGTCTTGTTGCTGCCGTCGTAGCTGGCCTTTGTCAGGCACGTGGtggtggcgccggcgaggaagatggcgcTCAGGAAGGCCGGCTGCCAGACGTCGTCTTTGGCCGTCCAGTTGGAGAAGAGGGCCGCGAGGCTGTCCTTGGGGACAGGGTcggagacgacggtgacTGGGGTGAAGCCAAAGGCGCGAGGGAGCGACTTGATGTTGAGAGAGCCATTGGAGGGATTGCCTtgggagaagggagagacGAAGTAGTACACGTCGTTGAGCCGCAAAGACGCGCCAGTctggacgaggtcggcggcggcggcgccgaggatggtCAGCAGAGTGAAGGCCTTCATCATGGGGGGCCGGCGTGAGGGTGAGGCTTCAGTCTTCTGCACGGGGTATTCCTGGCGGTGCTGCGAGACACAGGACCGCCGCGGCTGAGCCGTGTTTTATACATGGTCTCATATCAAGCCGGAGGAGCCGTTTACACATAGAATGGATGTAAGCGGATGGAGCGTCGGTgatagagagaaagagagagagagagggcgggCTTTCTTTTGTTTGCCGAATTCCAGTTATCTATCTCGACGCTTGGACTTTGGGCGGGACTAATTGCTGAGAATCAGGACCCTTCTCTGCGAGAAAGCAATATGCAatcttctcggcggcatcggcttATCTGATTCGGTCACCTCGGCCGGGgggcagggggagggggggccgcAGACGGCGTTGCTTATCATAGCACCCGACGAGGACATGCATGCGTGCCGAGGGTTATCTCGTCCTGGCTCACTTCACTCTACTCCAAGAGCTTGGTGATTTTGGGCCCACGCATGGTAGTTCTTGGCAGGGAGGAGGGGACCTTTTGAAGCCCGGGGGTCGGGTGACAACTCCACTAGGACCGGACTCTCGGAGGGGTTGTCAACTTGCTTGTCAAGGGATTCTGTCACGAGAACTAGCCGATGTCGGTAGTTGTATCGGTTTGCCGGGCCCGGTCAACTTGGCGGAAGCGGAGACGGCCGGCAGTGGTgcatgaagaagaagatgatgatgatgatggtgtaCCGAGAGGGCACAGGCTAAAGGGTTGAGTGATAACGAGGCATGGTTCAGTTGGCGGTAAGCATAGCAAACCCGCGTTGTAAATTCAACTTTCGTAAACAATAAAAGCACTCTGCTCTTGGACGGATTCACGACATCATGCacagtccccccccccccccccccccccccccccacacaccCGATGGGCCGGCCGGTAGGTAAACTCTGTCGGGTCGTAGCCGACACTCAAATCAAAGATAAGCTCAAGATTCAAAAAGCTTACTGGACCGGTTTGAGTTGCTACGTGCCCATCCATATGCTTCCAGAAAAACAGACAACAGCTTGACGCAgtctcgccggcgtcgagggcgccgggcaTGAGGAACCCGTGCCGAAAGAACGAGCCGTTCGGGAGACAGTCACCGTAACCCCAAGAGGATTGGAGACGAGGCCTCCGATCCCTGGTTATCAGTTCTTGTTGTCTCCAAAGGCGGGGAAACCCCGACTTGCAGCTTGGAGACCGTGACGGTCCCCGTTACCGATCTTTGAGAAACGCCAGCCAAACTCGGCGGGCATGAGAGAGTTATGGGGCGAGAGCTATTAGTGCGCCCTGCTTACAGGAGACCGCCGTGATaaggagagaagaagaagatccgACTGGCAGTGGTTTGCTTAAAGTGACGTAGACGGGGCCCGTGGAATGGGACGCCAATCTTGCTCGTCGAAGAAACCCCTCGCGGAATGGGGCGTCGCCCATGATACTAGTGTATACGAATACTAGACCAGCCCTTAGCTCGGCTTGGATCCTGGTTCGCGATAAGCCCGGCAAACCGACAAGGAACACCCACTCCCTCATGGGTTGCCCCAGTCTCCGGCGTCGGGGTGGTCCTtgtcgacggcatcgccatATCTGGAGAGCTTCGCATCTCGAGATACTGTCAACGGCCTCGTTAGACCGTCATCGAAAGGCACATCATCTCCTGCAGCAAAAAGACAAAGGAAGAACCAGGCTCAAAGTTGAAGTCGTTTCGTCATTATCCGGGGTCGGTGACTTGTCCGTCAACTCGAGGTATTCGAGGATGTGCCCAACGGGCTCATCGATGCCAATGTTTTTAGTCCCAGCTTTTTGTGTCCTGGAATGCGACCACGCTCGCTCTGCTATGCAACCGAATTCCACGTAAACCGAAATGAGCCATCTCGAGAGACACGTCCCCCCTCCGTCCATATCTCCCGCGGGTGCCTTCGTataagaaagaaaggaagaaaggcAGTCTTCCTCATATTCCAACATCCGCTCCTCAcagccacacacacatgaTTACTATATCGAAAGAAAGGGCAGCCCCCACCGCCCGAAAGCCAAGCAATAATTGACAAGAATAGAAAGCCTCGTCCAACTGTGTCCGTCCGTCGGCAGTAGGCGCCGCCCCTCATGACCAGCCCAGGGTCTCGAGCGTGCCGCGGGCATCCGAGGCGCTCATGCCGCTGACGCCCAGCGAGCGTACCTGCGTGCCCTTACGCAAACGCTGGACGCCCACGGCCACCTTCCaggcctcttcctcgtcgaggacaaACATGTACCGCTTGCCCTCTTGGTCCCGAACCGTGGCGCGCAGTACGTGCAGGCTCTTGGTCCTCCACTCCCCGGTCTGTCCCGTCGAAGATGCCACGTTAGTATCTTTGAACTTTGTGTCGCACAAGCCAAGACGACAGCAACTCTTGCAAGCACGCAGCATCTCGGTCAGGTAcgcgtcggcctcgtcgcccgtgaGCGCCTTGGTGGCGCCCCTGTCCGCCGTACGAGCTCGCTGGTTCGCCATCTTCTGAAACAAATTGGAGGGATGATTCGCAGAATTCGCAGGGGCAGGAGCAGCATTGGAACTCAAGCAGTGCGGGGGGCACCATACCTCGACCAGCTTTAGCGTCCACGCCTTGACGTCCCATTCGCGCTGTGGGACGCcgcggacgtcgtcgtcgatgaagagGCCCTCCGTCGTGATCCGGAGGATGAGGCCGTCCGTCACCGTGCCGAACCCCGACACGAGCTGGCTGGCCGGCGTCTTGGCGAACTGGTTCATGAACAGGTACACGGCCCTGATGACGATCTTGTCGGGGTCCTTTGTCGTGTACGGGCCGCGcatgctgggcggcggcgttgtcctcgtcgtcgtggccgacggcgcccacGACGATTCCGAGCCGATCGAAGACGCCGGTCTGTGTTTCGGTTT
The genomic region above belongs to Colletotrichum higginsianum IMI 349063 chromosome 2, whole genome shotgun sequence and contains:
- a CDS encoding Sugar transporter, encoding MKPNSSSWLSKPFLTSLLLGIGGFLYGYDSGIITPSLALKSFLTYFGNPDAPLRGAIVSVYQAGAWLGSASVGITSDRLGRRKAIAFGCVWGVVGGALMAGAAHVAMREDLDCPGRPQTHERARITAVNQMMVAWGFFVALWTGVGEGKWHSPNQWRLGFAIQSLPALLLGVGVLLVGESPRWLCLKGRHEEAERAFRRYHHDGSNDDWCRAEFAVIRASIAEEEELQAQGRRRLSWADLFATPAFRRRLFVGSFVWAAAMLSGISFVQYYQTAIYATLQFGQDRQLLVSGLYGSVGPVACFLSLFFVDRVGRRTILVASSSLLAVCYLTITVLAAVYPAKPGLPTNEAAQRGLIACIFAVSATYSALLGPMTWIIPPEVFTTELRAKANAIVQVIHYSISLVITQCSPIALDAVGWKYYVGSRSGKSLEEIDELFGDVRIVHDVDVAEKAGFQEVEARQRQ
- a CDS encoding Cytochrome P450, which produces MILAIVTYSAVVIGLVYLVFTFPRVCTLGFSTWPTRDHHPLTMLPRQLQQEWKLYSHRSQLPPGPRTIRTGLKKPWLWFRELSREYGDVVYLQMGPTPTIVLGSAQAAWDLLEKKGAVFSSRPRFIMGGELLSGGMRGLMAPYSPFWRRWRKLLHGGFMQRQSETYRPVQCLESRVLMHELLASPGDFRRHIERYAASVIVTVTYGRRVEDVATDVVVRRNAESMGRLTSVKYTTPHRPGALEPKLCELTSTPYHSIPGRFAVERYPVLKHIPSFLAPWKAEVLRQRQKDIQLYTELMDEVRRKVGDGVAPACFAKHLIQEQAALGMTDLEIAYTAGSPFGAGVETSAGSLASFFLACVKFGPRFIPKAQEELDRVVGGDRLPTFQDLDGLAYVRAIASETLRWRPVAVLGGTPHASTADHVYKGMFIPKGSTVIAPLWSSKSDRGSADIGLALFGNVNLHLNEADFPEPHEFRPERFTEQREYPGTLGHSAFGWGRRVCPGMHLGSASVALNIARVLWGFAVGPAKDEKGRDVDVDIFAYSDGFNSSPLPFPCSITPRSPRHAEVIGEECERALEELRESSVGPGKAS
- a CDS encoding Glutamyl-tRNA amidotransferase; its protein translation is MKAFTLLTILGAAAADLVQTGASLRLNDVYYFVSPFSQGNPSNGSLNIKSLPRAFGFTPVTVVSDPVPKDSLAALFSNWTAKDDVWQPAFLSAIFLAGATTTCLTKASYDGSNKTQSIVIPLSSGHGIPSGPYFLDTHTGDLYQAFRLYDDFAGAFSESLLQTPEGTFQTLSAQVPSSASLTIGVPSRLYFTPTAEKPLAGVRVGVKDIYALAGVRGSNGNRAWYSLYPPASATGPAIQNLIDAGAVVVGYQKPSQFANGETATADWVDYHAPFNPRGDGYNDPSSSSSGAGASVASYPWLDIAVGSDTGGSIRGPSNVQGLFGNRPSHGLVSLDGVMPLSPTLDTPGFLTRDPYIWDEANKALYGANYTSLAGADVPVEYPKTLYTVDFPTGSGGDSDTPAAQMLNGFARDLAAFLGADLTPFNLSSSWAASAPEAVRNQTLTDVMGLTYATLITKEQTALVRDPFYADYAAAHDGRLPFVNPVPIARWAWGDRQPATALADAKANKTLFAEWFNTQVLPPAAVVNSTTTTTTCSSGLLLYIGSAGFASPRNRYPSSPPGAPPMGFSNGRLSVFSGAPDHVFPLGEVAGPSSVTNHTEVLPVTVDIMAARGCDGLLVRLAQDLVGAGLLKVPEAGGTLAGGEILMRRDVHEWL